One Plasmodium vivax chromosome 13, whole genome shotgun sequence genomic region harbors:
- a CDS encoding RNA polymerase small subunit, putative (encoded by transcript PVX_085690A): protein MEEKNYYEHMRTLTHATFCFENEDHTLGNCLRCILLQKEGVEFAGYTVPHPTQAEINLRIQTTGEPAINILKDSLDDLSNICDIMLNKFDSVVKRVY, encoded by the exons atggaagaaaaaaattattacgaGCATATGAGAACTTTGACGCACGCGACATTTTGCTTCGAGAATGAAGACCATACTTTAG GCAACTGCTTACGTTGCATTTTGCTGCAAAAGGAGGGAGTGGAATTCGCGGGGTACACCGTGCCGCATCCTACGCAAGCGGAAATTAACCTGAGGATCCAGACAACgg GCGAACCAGCCATAAACATTCTGAAGGATTCCCTAGACGACCTGTCCAACATTTGCGACATCATGTTGAACAAGTTTGATTCCGTGGTGAAACGagtttattaa
- a CDS encoding hypothetical protein, conserved (encoded by transcript PVX_085695A) produces MGNAVYSESTSSCASREGSEQKGGSEKAKHSSSDNVRKKHKSGGTPSGKPPKCRENNKSDLEFLKTKNRAKRYKPSKCLLRNCTFPVNYKINNTFFPLILELKNEPQCKIVIVGERRNTIVKEILIKDIQAIESSINTIDIFLKVNDDYTEDNKFSLCSFVLTNNGEKAAFIHNIKMLYGLDVVEYGTLKYNKINTEEIEEKYVYDNNILSKENKRNIQSLLDDINNNLYRNGDLFEEDLILGEKKLKELEKETLHLGEAHNPIIILGDMQDGDVIKVKELNSMQQRDVKKKENLSYDDFTLIEWFLSKKVGSHTHFREHAIHCGSHFLIKSYMIGYFVKAKVSKNVYINGKKTFVTSISVKGPVTINDNTAKQVLRHLSNVSESIEVYLASSDIYNIFFSIMEPRIKKLLGLFIFYPAHIFIMRKGLRFAITLNGESYSVDYLWDSFYLTKKDILFDKPADFVPTYMDTSDIHLYFVTTR; encoded by the coding sequence ATGGGAAACGCAGTCTACTCCGAAAGCACCTCTTCGTGCGCCTCTCGCGAGGGTAGTGAACAAAAGGGTGGCAGTGAAAAGGCCAAACACTCGAGCAGTGACAATGTGAGGAAGAAACACAAATCGGGGGGTACGCCCAGTGGAAAACCCCCCAAATGTCGCGAAAATAACAAAAGTGATCTGGAATTTTTGAAGACGAAAAATAGAGCAAAGAGATACAAACCAAGCAAATGTTTACTACGAAATTGTACCTTTCCagtaaattacaaaattaacaatacttttttccccctcataTTGGaactaaaaaatgaacctcAGTGTAAGATAGTAATTGTGGGGGAACGCAGAAACACCATTGTTAaggaaatattaattaagGACATCCAAGCTATTGAAAGCTCCATTAACACGatagacatttttttaaaagtaaatgACGACTATACAGAAGATAATAAATTCAGTTTATGCAGCTTTGTGCTGACAAATAATGGCGAAAAGGCAGCCTTCATccataacataaaaatgttatacgGATTGGACGTAGTAGAATATGGgacattaaaatataacaaaatcaACACGGAAGAAATTGAGGAAAAATATGTCTACGATAATAACATACTGAGcaaagaaaacaaaaggaacattCAGTCGCTGCTGGACGATATTAATAATAACCTGTACAGAAATGGGgacctttttgaagaagaccTCATcttgggggagaagaaattgaaagaattggaaaaggaaacattACATTTGGGAGAAGCACATAATCCGATAATCATCCTGGGAGATATGCAAGACGGAGATGTTATAAAAGTGAAAGAATTAAATTCGATGCAGCAAAgagatgttaaaaaaaaggaaaatctaTCTTACGACGATTTTACCCTTATTGAATGGTTTCTCTCGAAAAAAGTGGGATCCCACACCCACTTTAGAGAGCACGCAATCCACTGtggtagccattttttgaTCAAATCTTACATGATAGGCTATTTCGTCAAAGCTAAGGTTTCCAAAAATGTCTACattaatgggaaaaaaacctTCGTTACTTCCATTAGTGTAAAAGGGCCAGTTACAATAAATGACAACACCGCAAAACAGGTGCTAAGGCATTTGTCTAACGTCAGCGAATCGATAGAAGTGTACCTCGCATCATCCgacatttataatatttttttttccatcatgGAACCAAGGATTAAAAAGCTACTTGGGTTATTTATCTTTTACCCTGCTCACATTTTCATCATGCGGAAGGGTCTGCGCTTCGCTATTACGCTCAACGGGGAAAGTTACTCCGTCGATTATTTGTGGGACTCCTTCTACTTAACTAAAAAGGACATTTTGTTCGACAAGCCCGCGGATTTTGTTCCCACGTACATGGACACCTCTGACATTCACTTGTATTTCGTGACGACCAggtga
- a CDS encoding uracil-DNA glycosylase, putative (encoded by transcript PVX_085700A) — MNKIKVQKTIDSFFPVKRKKSIITSNEGGTNNSSDSVTSTCVEELEGAGNGGKKRKIDDAVGGGAAPDEVSSVKGGLNTASVETGNGETNVGEVPTGNRETYTADVATLKETSTAEPATHPYAEEIKNLMHAEWYEHLKDELRKSYFQKMYLKIKEERKTKVIYPPARLVFNAFLKTPLSNIKVVIVGQDPYHQKGQAMGLCFSVPIGIKIPPSLKNILKEIKQTSSHGDLISWAEQGVFLLNTSLTVEENKPASHKNYGWETFTDRVINIINEKKEKIIFMLWGNFAIKKCSKIDTKKHFILKAGHPSPLSVRHFANCDHFNKCNEILTRHGMAPIRWELPQ, encoded by the coding sequence atgaataaaataaaagttcaAAAAACGATTGAtagtttttttcctgttaaaaggaaaaagagcaTAATTACGAGTAATGAGGGTGGGACGAATAATTCGTCCGATTCCGTTACGAGCACTTGTGTTGAGGAGTTGGAGGGGGCGGGCAATGGTGGcaagaaaagaaagataGACGACGCTGTGGGGGGTGGAGCGGCCCCCGATGAGGTCTCTTCAGTTAAGGGGGGGCTAAACACGGCAAGCGTGGAAACCGGTAATGGGGAGACCAACGTGGGGGAGGTGCCAACCGGTAATAGGGAGACATACACAGCGGACGTAGCTACCTTGAAGGAGACAAGCACTGCGGAACCAGCCACGCACCCGTACGccgaggaaataaaaaacctTATGCACGCGGAATGGTACGAGCACTTAAAAGACGAGTTACGGAAAAgctattttcaaaaaatgtatcTGAAGAtaaaggaggaaagaaaaacgaaagtGATATACCCCCCAGCTCGGCTAGTCTTTAATGCCTTCTTAAAAACGCCCCTATCAAATATAAAAGTAGTGATTGTAGGCCAGGATCCCTACCATCAGAAGGGCCAAGCCATGGGCTTGTGTTTCTCTGTACCTATTGGTATAAAAATCCCACCAAGTttgaaaaacattttaaaagaaataaaacagaCGAGTAGCCATGGAGACTTAATAAGTTGGGCAGAGCAAGGGGTGTTCCTACTAAACACATCTCTAACTGTCGAGGAGAACAAACCCGCTTCACACAAAAATTACGGATGGGAGACCTTCACCGATAGAGTTATAAACATtataaatgagaaaaaggagaagatcATTTTCATGCTATGGGGCAACTTTGCCATAAAGAAATGCTCCAAAATCGACACGAAGaagcatttcattttaaaggCGGGGCACCCATCTCCCCTCAGCGTGAGGCACTTTGCCAACTGCGACCATTTTAACAAGTGCAACGAGATTCTCACGCGGCACGGCATGGCGCCGATCAGGTGGGAGTTGCCGCAGtga
- a CDS encoding ATP-dependent protease, putative (encoded by transcript PVX_085705A), with protein sequence MRPLTSLLKCRREICRTGRQHYRCVKLRGKNDTQLVSAIVGGKEVECFSLLNKPLFPGLSYVLNADGNLVRLFEKCKRKSAHIGLFLLKSVGNEKEGGLFNEAHFKMDVPIGGKPFLKKDIAFIKDVGEVHHCGSVGVIREVLYKGGHPRGETEGRSIPIGKTPHRSSSMDTTEGVTCKDNSNDERERNQRRGPLLDHSQHMHQVVIEIAEKVKIVKWVKGNTAQVDAIKRQMYSQQKDPQIRAYQMEIVDKIKEIIYLNSACSVEYNLLLKYYDVKNVYSLVNLVGSITMGKSSSLQSLLEKEDVEDQLAICLELLNEDIILLKMKKELSTNLKNKFDEEKEKLMIRECISNLKKKIGEKTDHEILSDKFFAKFQSKRSHMGEEASAAILRELNKFSLYSEHCSDYASTYQYLNTVLSIPFGKYAPLCEDISACERTLTKSHYGLHQVKRYILEYVGLYILNKNVKPKILTLVGYPGIGKTSICKSISSALQLPHCIINMNNITSMNELIGHRRTYVNSYEGRIVQALISTDVMNPLIVLDELDKISFTNGNVYSALLNLFDSSQNKGYKDVYVNFPINIGRAFFICTANSVEHIPETLLDRMEVVHVYPYTNEEKVFIFKNYLKKKIQEETKVTDEYLHISEGLLLYVIQNYTNENGLRQFYSIVYSVYKRRAFMLLKGLTGKVHLGVHNLHLFHDYVSFERLQQRGSIAVTPCGHEGMIKSIAFTEDGGQVVTIEVVGLAWGNSHSEGSSNLHCAEVLPKCTTQGEELLLMHPSWSRSQFAMADETMHPQALLRSSQLGKTVTEDACRGGIAAVATSSDMVEPPLIEGGNPPFAMRKAAEGTHRTQPLQRSRSWEPHPNGQIVITGNVGKIMQESILIANTFATQLLKRVAPNFQGQHLHINLSECDVKKDGPSAGVNFVTSILSYHLRTAVSSSVCMTGEITLNGHVLKIGGLVEKMILARNFGIRTLIIPRDNAREYELLPSAVKGNIRVLYVHHYCQIFNFLFPKFGPLPP encoded by the coding sequence ATGCGCCCCCTGACTAGCTTGCTCAAATGTAGAAGAGAAATCTGCAGAACTGGTCGACAACACTACCGGTGCGTAAAGCTGCGCGGAAAGAATGACACACAACTGGTGAGTGCAATCgttggggggaaagaagtggAGTGTTTTTCTCTGCTAAATAAGCCCCTCTTTCCTGGCCTCTCCTACGTGCTGAACGCGGATGGAAACCTCGTGAGGCTTTTCGAAAagtgcaaaaggaaaagtgcGCACATAGGGCTCTTTCTCTTAAAAAGTGTGGGAAATGAGAAAGAAGGAGGCCTCTTTAATGAGGCACACTTTAAAATGGATGTTCCCATCGGAGGGAAgccctttttgaagaaagaCATAGCCTTCATTAAGGATGTAGGGGAGGTGCACCACTGCGGATCGGTGGGGGTTATCCGGGAGGTCCTCTACAAAGGTGGTCATCCGAGAGGTGAAacggaggggagaagcatcCCCATAGGGAAGACCCCCCACAGGAGTAGCTCAATGGATACCACAGAAGGAGTAACCTGTAAGGACAATTCCAACGATGAGAGGGAGCGAAACCAAAGGAGGGGCCCCCTATTGGACCACTCCCAACACATGCACCAAGTCGTCATTGAAATTGcggaaaaggtaaaaattgtaaagtGGGTTAAGGGAAACACAGCCCAGGTGGACGCAATTAAGCGGCAAATGTACAGCCAACAAAAGGACCCACAGATAAGAGCTTACCAAATGGAGATCgtagacaaaataaaagaaattatttacctgaacagtgCATGCAGCGTTGAATATAATTTACTGCTAAAATATTATGAcgtgaaaaatgtatacagTTTGGTCAACCTGGTAGGCAGCATAACGATGGGAAAAAGTAGCTCCCTTCAGAGTTTGCTCGAAAAGGAGGATGTAGAGGACCAGCTAGCCATCTGCTTGGAGCTACTAAATGAAGATATTAttctcttaaaaatgaaaaaagaattatcgacaaatttgaagaacaaatttgatgaagagaaggagaagctaaTGATAAGGGAGTGCATCTCCAacttgaagaaaaaaataggggaaaaaacggacCACGAAATTTTAAGcgataaattttttgcaaaatttcaATCGAAGAGGAGTCACATGGGTGAAGAAGCTTCCGCCGCTATCCTGCGCGAACTTAACAAATTCTCCCTGTACAGCGAACACTGCAGTGATTACGCGTCAACATATCAGTACCTCAACACCGTGCTGAGCATCCCCTTTGGGAAATATGCCCCCCTGTGTGAAGACATCAGTGCATGCGAAAGGACGCTAACGAAAAGCCACTACGGATTACACCAAGTGAAGAGGTACATTTTAGAATATGTAGGGCTGTACatactaaataaaaatgtgaagccgAAAATACTCACCCTTGTTGGTTACCCAGGCATTGGGAAAACGTCCATCTGTAAATCCATCAGCTCGGCGTTACAACTCCCCCACTGTATAATCAACATGAATAACATCACCAGCATGAATGAACTCATTGGGCACAGAAGAACCTACGTGAATAGCTACGAAGGGAGAATCGTTCAAGCGCTCATCTCAACGGATGTAATGAACCCCCTAATCGTCTTGGACGAATTAGACAAAATTTCCTTCACAAATGGAAACGTATATAGTGCTCTCCTAAATCTTTTCGATAGCTCACAAAATAAGGGGTATAAAGATGTGTACGTGAATTTCCCCATCAATATAGGGAGagccttttttatttgcacagCCAACTCGGTTGAGCACATCCCAGAGACGCTGCTCGACAGAATGGAAGTTGTACATGTGTATCCCTACACCAATGAGGAAaaggtttttatttttaaaaattatttgaagaaaaaaatacaggaAGAAACTAAAGTTACCGATGAATATCTGCACATCTCGGAGGGGCTCCTCCTCTATGTTATCCAAAATTATACCAACGAAAATGGCCTGCGGCAGTTTTACTCTATTGTTTATAGCGTCTACAAGAGGAGGGCCTTCATGCTGCTAAAGGGGCTTACGGGGAAAGTCCATTTGGGCGTCCACAATTTGCACCTCTTCCACGACTATGTGAGTTTCGAGCGTCTCCAGCAGCGGGGGAGCATTGCAGTCACTCCCTGTGGGCATGAGGGCATGATAAAGTCGATCGCCTTCACGGAGGATGGCGGCCAGGTGGTCACCATAGAGGTGGTTGGCCTCGCGTGGGGAAACTCCCACTCGGAAGGTTCTTCCAACCTGCACTGCGCTGAGGTATTGCCAAAGTGTACTACTCAGGGAGAGGAACTCCTCCTAATGCATCCCTCCTGGAGTAGGAGCCAATTCGCCATGGCGGACGAGACGATGCACCCACAAGCGCTGTTGCGCTCGTCCCAATTGGGGAAAACGGTTACAGAAGATGCGTGTCGCGGAGGAATAGCCGCAGTCGCCACCTCCTCAGATATGGTGGAGCCCCCCCTCATAGAAGGTGGcaaccccccttttgcgatGAGGAAGGCAGCGGAAGGTACCCATAGGACCCAACCGCTGCAGAGAAGTCGCTCGTGGGAGCCCCACCCAAATGGCCAAATCGTCATAACCGGAAACGTGGGGAAGATCATGCAAGAAAGCATCCTCATCGCGAATACCTTTGCCACCCAGCTGCTAAAGAGGGTAGCTCCCAATTTTCAGGGCCAACACTTGCACATCAATTTGAGCGAGTGTGATGTGAAGAAGGATGGGCCCAGTGCAGGGGTCAATTTCGTTACGTCCATTTTGTCCTACCACCTAAGAACGGCGGTGAGCAGCTCCGTATGCATGACTGGGGAGATAACCCTTAACGGCCATGTGCTGAAAATTGGGGGGCTCgtagaaaaaatgatccTTGCGAGAAATTTCGGAATACGCACATTGATCATTCCCAGGGATAATGCGCGGGAGTACGAGCTGCTGCCAAGTGCTGTGAAGGGAAACATCCGGGTGCTATACGTCCACCACTACTGccaaatatttaatttccttttccccaaGTTTGGCCCCCTACCGCCGTAG
- a CDS encoding small nuclear ribonucleoprotein associated protein B', putative (encoded by transcript PVX_085710A) produces MGKNSRLENWLQYRVRVTVSDTRYFVGTFLSYDRHMNIVLVDAEEFRKVKSQENSSKEIKRVIGLILIRGENIVSFTAERAPVNKKSMTNVLNKGMATGRGIPMNNYVPLQNNFNPNMGNPISNMPTGMVLNSGTSKNLAPGVNPNFRGPNMPMGSQRPMMPMNIPMNQPLGNAGNGQQRLLPQIPSQLPFPPNASSPPEQ; encoded by the exons atggggaagaattCGAGGCTAGAAAATTGGCTACAGTACAGAGTGAGAGTCACCGTAAGTGACACGAGGTACTTCGTCGGCACATTCCTCTCCTATGACAGGCACATGAACATAGTACTAGTCGATGCAGAAGAATTCCGGAAGGTGAAAAGTCAGGAAAATTCATCCAAG GAAATCAAACGAGTGATCGGCTTGATCCTCATTCGAGGGGAAAACATCGTCTCGTTTACAGCCGAGCGAGCACctgtgaataaaaaatccATGACGAACGTGCTGAACAAAGGAATGGCCACAGGCAGAGGAATCCCGATGAATAATTACGTGCCGCTTCAAAACAATTTCAATCCCAATATGGGCAACCCGATAAGTAATATGCCAACGGGGATGGTCCTCAACTCTGGGACGTCCAAAAATTTAGCGCCTGGAGTCAACCCCAATTTTAGGGGTCCCAATATGCCCATGGGTAGTCAACGACCAATGATGCCCATGAACATACCTATGAATCAGCCTCTGGGAAATGCCGGCAATGGCCAGCAGAGATTGCTGCCGCAAATTCCAAGCCAGttgcccttcccccccaatgCGAGCTCCCCACCAGAGCAGTGA
- a CDS encoding hypothetical protein, conserved (encoded by transcript PVX_085715A), which produces MIPPYGKIHVSLSNEYVEFYEEKSLKEPNNCKGKENDLKLSCEEEESTTVGCTRDDVFVDGHTGEKTFRETNQQSGCHHAGLGKYHLGGGKGGDASPELTSAGVSSSETEKRTPQVEVQTGLLVPPAQHGGTEPLRGVGGVASGDGVRDGARDGRASPGDGSPNQVNCKSRRATTPTVRLKSFKKIFNRTFSKYYFIGKPFKRYVKVIKSASQEKVKKRASKKGSTDGIATSKKGGAVACHGEEKCPDKRLDAASSESGKRRSDATMGGEAHAEGNIPPVKKCVHQMLLRPPKVRLTNRGNVVLSKMITKESISKGKVKRVKKVDKMKIAKKVEKVKKVKIIKGKGRPADMKTQSSVDEDAGQQIGQDKFHTRETSAVAIQRTKLLVHGEKCKSMGKPVVSGKDEVTNGRCSPRMEGDSMRGDTVESLKKEKKKKKKKKKGTPEGYSTIGGGGYKFGEVSPGEAHLTGKRPMEDKPNGHAAMNVQTVPEKAHQEKLPSLQKAQRESGHHGKEGGRTAAPNGATLQNEEQRYNKGVREKGEREGVAIKPGGERKKKKRSGGASGNASGSVNPFGSCSGWGSEEGEAGRRGELNLSEYRILKEIKTKQSNEVVQLNLDSSFFVSKGAGLYNYGQNICFFNSIIQTIVRIPYICKDLLSKLHSLNCEKKKVRVFCFYCLFEQFACNIMSKKCGIKNMLIPYIKKYICNNYIVGYQEDVHEYLRYFLCSLEKSSFSSSIYIQKMFTGVTKNITICTKCNNVSLKYEQYYELSLDISSSNNLEEALRKYLSKETLMGDNGYYCDKCRKKKKATKQCVINKLPRVLTIQIKRFFMNSKYNVVKNHKHISYPLYLDMKGYVNSYDMFQNDFNNNVIALYEKVNPGTGGGSGQGGGQPSGQPSGQPSGQPSGLGNDRRSGVGSDQRSGPRTARPNPHVLNQIAHIFAELKREVCRRKIKNQLTPAELRSIIVETKKRIVKELNKIKFSKFYNDILLSISKDIDTLYCYMRANASRKHFSLKGALFNFKVEFLNGEEHPPPECEPCSGESGSRGEGSRLSDGSRLIDGHKFNDRSRLSDGTQFGEKREHPPHSAKNHPNQRSASYFSYELTGLIKHIGSGTEYGHYVALTKSNNNIYLLCDDNNISYINKKEVLNCVKNAYVFIYTCIHPGFIDFYNKYVDVLEKKKFNINLPVFEKRVEFKERITMPKQKFISRSLHF; this is translated from the coding sequence atgatcCCCCCTTATGGGAAAATACACGTTTCTCTGTCAAACGAGTATGTTGAATTTTACGAAGAAAAAAGTTTAAAGGAGCCAAACAATTgtaaagggaaagaaaatgaCCTAAAATTATCGtgtgaagaggaggagtCCACCACCGTCGGGTGCACTCGGGATGACGTATTCGTCGATGGACATACAGGGGAGAAAACATTTAGGGAAACGAATCAGCAGAGTGGATGCCACCATGCCGGTTTGGGTAAATACCATTTGGGAGgtggaaaagggggggacgCGTCGCCGGAGTTAACCTCCGCCGGTGTGAGCAGCAGCGAGACTGAGAAGAGAACACCCCAGGTGGAGGTGCAAACGGGTTTGCTCGTGCCGCCTGCGCAGCACGGAGGTACGGAACCGTTGAGGggggttggcggcgttgCAAGCGGTGATGGTGTCCGTGATGGTGCTCGCGATGGACGTGCCAGCCCGGGTGACGGATCCCCGAACCAAGTGAACTGCAAAAGCAGGAGGGCAACCACCCCCACGGTCCGACTGAAAAGTTTCAAAAAAATCTTTAACAGGACATTCAGTAAATATTACTTTATTGGAAAGCCGTTTAAGAGGTACGTGAAGGTGATAAAAAGTGCCTCACaggaaaaagtgaaaaaacgCGCCAGTAAAAAGGGTAGTACAGATGGGATAGCCACATCGAAGAAGGGAGGAGCGGTGGCATGCCATGGGGAGGAGAAATGCCCTGATAAGAGGCTGGATGCGGCATCCTCGGAGAGCggcaaaaggagaagcgaCGCCacaatggggggggaagcacacgCTGAGGGGAACATCCCCCCAGTGAAAAAATGCGTCCATCAGATGCTGCTGCGCCCCCCAAAGGTGCGCTTAACAAATCGGGGGAACGTCGTGTTGTCCAAGATGATAACGAAGGAGAGCATCTCCAAAGGGAAGGtgaaaagggtgaaaaaggtggacaaaatgaaaatcgcaaaaaaggtggaaaaagtgaaaaaggtgaaaatcataaaagggaaaggaaggCCCGCCGATATGAAAACCCAAAGCAGCGTTGACGAGGATGCAGGTCAGCAGATTGGCCAAGACAAATTCCACACGCGTGAAACCTCGGCGGTGGCCATTCAGAGGACTAAGCTCCTTGTGCATGGGGAGAAGTGCAAATCGATGGGGAAACCGGTAGTTAGTGGAAAGGACGAGGTGACAAATGGAAGGTGTTCGCCCCGAATGGAAGGCGACAGCATGCGGGGGGACACAGTGGAGAGtcttaaaaaggagaagaagaagaaaaaaaagaaaaagaagggcACCCCCGAGGGGTACAGCACAATCGGCGGTGGGGGATACAAATTTGGTGAAGTCAGCCCAGGTGAGGCCCACTTAACGGGGAAACGCCCGATGGAAGACAAACCGAACGGACACGCGGCGATGAATGTGCAGACCGTTCCTGAGAAGGCACACCAGGAGAAGCTTCCTTCCTTGCAAAAAGCGCAACGAGAAAGTGGACATCATGgcaaagaggggggaaggacgGCAGCCCCCAATGGAGCCactttgcaaaatgaagagcagAGGTACAACAAAGGTGTACGGGAGAAGGGAGAACGGGAAGGCGTGGCGATAAaaccagggggggagcgaaaaaaaaagaaaagaagcggAGGTGCTAGTGGCAATGCCAGTGGTAGCGTCAATCCGTTTGGAAGTTGCAGTGGATGGGGCAGTGAGGAGGGCGAGGCGGGGAGGCGGGGCGAGCTGAACCTGAGCGAATACCGCATCCTGAAGGAGATAAAAACCAAGCAGAGCAACGAAGTGGTGCAGCTTAATCTGGACTCGTCCTTCTTCGTGTCAAAGGGCGCGGGCCTGTACAACTACGGGCAGAACATCTGCTTCTTTAACAGCATCATACAGACCATTGTGAGGATCCCCTACATCTGCAAAGACCTGTTAAGCAAATTGCACTCTttaaattgtgaaaaaaaaaaggtccgCGTGTTTTGCTTCTACTGCCTGTTCGAACAGTTCGCCTGCAATATTATGtccaaaaaatgtggaataaaaaatatgctcatcccgtatataaaaaaatacatttgtaATAACTACATTGTTGGCTACCAGGAGGATGTGCATGAGTATCTGCGTTACTTCCTCTGCTCGCTGGAGAAGtcctccttctcttcctccatttatattcaaaaaatgtTCACCGGGGTGACCAAAAATATAACCATATGCACCAAATGCAACAACGTTTCTTTGAAATATGAGCAGTATTATGAGCTTTCCCTGGATATTAGCTCATCCAACAATTTGGAGGAGGCGCTTCGGAAATATCTGTCGAAGGAGACCCTCATGGGGGATAATGGCTACTACTGTGATAAAtgcaggaagaaaaaaaaagccacgAAACAGTGTGTTATTAATAAACTGCCAAGGGTACTGACCATCCAAATTAAAAGATTTTTTATGAACTCTAAATATAATGTTGTTAAAAATCACAAGCATATTTCGTATCCTTTGTACCTCGACATGAAGGGCTACGTTAACAGCTACGATATGTTTCAAAATGATTTTAACAATAATGTGATAGCGCTCTACGAGAAGGTGAACCCGggcacggggggggggagcggtcaGGGAGGCGGTCAGCCAAGCGGTCAGCCAAGCGGTCAGCCAAGCGGTCAGCCAAGCGGCCTAGGGAATGATCGACGAAGCGGCGTAGGATCTGACCAACGAAGCGGGCCGCGCACCGCGCGCCCCAACCCGCACGTGCTCAACCAAATCGCGCACATCTTCGCCGAGCTGAAAAGGGAAGTGTGCAGGAGGAAAATCAAGAACCAGCTCACCCCCGCGGAGCTCAGAAGCATCATCGTGGAAACGAAGAAGCGAATCGTAAAGGAGCTCAACAAAATAAAGTTCTCCAAATTTTACAACGACATCCTTTTGAGCATATCGAAGGACATCGACACGCTGTACTGCTACATGCGGGCCAACGCGAGCAGGAAGCACTTCAGCTTGAAGGGCGCCCTTTTCAACTTCAAGGTGGAGTTCCTCAATGGGGAGGAGCACCCGCCCCCCGAGTGCGAACCGTGCAGCGGGGAAAGTGGCAGTCGAGGGGAAGGAAGCAGGCTCAGCGATGGAAGCAGGCTCATCGATGGACACAAGTTTAACGATCGAAGCAGGCTCAGCGATGGAACCCAGTTtggcgaaaaaagggagcacCCACCGCACAGCGCTAAGAATCACCCCAACCAAAGAAGCGCAAGCTACTTCTCATACGAATTAACGGGCCTCATTAAGCACATCGGCTCGGGAACCGAATACGGGCACTACGTAGCGCTGACCAAATCCAACAATAACATCTACCTCCTCTGTGATGACAATAACATTTCATAcataaacaaaaaggaggtcCTAAACTGCGTGAAAAATGCCTACGTTTTTATCTACACATGTATCCACCCAGGCTTCATcgatttttataacaaatatgtAGATgtcttggaaaaaaaaaagtttaacaTTAACCTGCCCGTATTTGAGAAGCGAGTCGAATTTAAGGAGCGCATAACTATGCCCAAGCAGAAGTTCATCAGTCGGtctctccatttttga